TGGGGCGGACCGCTGCCTGGAAGCGTTTAGGCCGAAGCGGGCGTCTCGGCGGGCGTTTCTGCCGGTGCCGGGGACGCAGCCTCGGTGCCCGCAGCGCCGCTGTCCTCGCCACGCTCTTTCTTGGGCGCGGGAGCCGCCTTGGGGGTCATGATCATGTTCATGTCCATGCCCATCATGCTGGGGTTGCTCTCGGGCGCCCCGATGTCGGCCAGGGTCTCGGCCACACGCACCAGAATGCGCTCGCCGAGCTCCGGGTGGGTGCGCTCGCGCCCGCGGAACATGATGGTGACCTTGACCTTGTGGCCCTCTTCGAGAAAGCGGCGCACGTGCCCGGTCTTGGTCTTGAAGTCGTGGTCGTCAATCTTGACCCGGAACTTGATGGCCTTGACTTCCTGAGCGCGGGCACGCTTGCGGTTTTCCTTCTCGTTCTGCTGCTGCTCGTAGCGGAACCGGCCATAATCGAGCAGGCGGCAGACGGGCGGAACAGCCTGCGGACTGACCATGACCAGATCCATGGCCGCCTCGCGCGCCATGTTCATGGCCTCACGGGTGTCGATGATGCCCACCTGCTCGCCCTCTGCGCCGATCAGACGGATCTGGCGGACGCGGATCTGCTCGTTGACCTTATGTTCTTTCGCTATATTCATCACCTCCGCACACCCCCCGCACGCTGGCGGGCCGGGCGGCTGCACCCACAGAAATATGGGTTAACAGCTCAGTTTACCACGCGGGCCTCTGCCCTTCGCTGTTGCCGTCGCCCCTTTATGTTTCGTTGGTGACTGCGGGCCCTGAAAGCCAGTCGGGCCGCAAACGCAGGCACGCGTCCGGCACGGTTTTTGTTGCAGCTTGGCGCTAAACTGGCACCATGCGGCTCGTCTCGTTCATCCAGGTGCTGCTTTTGCTGACCATCGCGGCCTATCTGGTGCTGGTGACCCTGGAGAATCCGGCGCTGGTGCGCCTGCCGCTGCCCTTCGGACGCGGCGAACTGTCGTTGTCGGTGGGCCTGACGGTGGCGCTCGCCTTGCTCGTCGGGGTGGCCTACGCCGTCCTGCTGCTGCTGCCCCCGGTGTGGGGCGAGCGCGCCCGCCGCCTGCGCGAGCGCCGCGAACGCCGCGCGGTCGAGCAGCGCCTGACCGCCACCCTGCAGGCCCGGCTGGGAGCCATGCCCCCCGCCGATGGTCTGCGGGCACCGGTGGGCCTTCCCGAGAGCAACGCCCTGGAGCAGGTGTCATGAGCGGCGCGGCATGACGCGGCACCCGACGGACCACCCCCCGCAGGCCCGCTGGCTGCTTGCCCCTCCCGCCAGCCGGGAGGAACTGCTCTCGGTGATGCGGCGCTGGCGGGTCTCGCCGCCGCTGGCACAGGTGCTGCACGGGCGCGGCCTGACTCCGGCGCTGCTGGACCCGCCGCTGGCCCTGACCCCCAACCCGGCCCTGGGCGAAGCGGCGCGCCGCCTCGTGGCAGCCATCCGGGCGCGCAAACGTCTGCGCATTCACGGCGACTACGACGCCGACGGTGTGAGCGCCACCGCCGTACTCGTGCTGGGTCTGCGGGCGCTGGGCGCCGACGTACACGGCTTCATTCCGCACCGCCTGAACGAGGGGTACGGCATTCATCCCGACAAGGTGGCCGAACATGCCGCCGCCTGCGACCTGCTCGTGACGGTGGACTGCGGCGTGAGCAACGTCGAGGAGGTCGCCGCCCTGCTGGCGAGCGGCACCGAGGTAATCGTCACCGACCACCACACGCCGGGACCCAGTTTCCCGGCGGCGCTGGTGGTGCATCCCAGCCTGACCGCCGACTACGACCCGCAGATACACAACCTCACCGGCGCGGGCGTGGCCTACCACCTGCTGTGGGCCGTTCATGCCGAACTGGGCCTGGAGGAGCCGCGTTCCCTCTCGGCGCTGGCGACCCTGGGCACGGTGGCAGATGTGGCTCCGCTGATCGGTGAGAACCGGGCGCTGGTGCGCGCGGGCCTGAGTGCCCTGGCCGCAACCGAGTTGCCCGGACTGCGGGCGCTGCTGGATTCGGGCCGGGTGGCGCGGCCCAGCGCCCGCGACGTGGCCTTCGTGATCGCGCCGCGCATCAACGCCGCCGGCCGGCTGGGCGAGGCGGACGTGGCGCTGGACCTGCTGACCACGGCGAGCCGCCACGACGCGGGCCGGCTCGCCGAATACCTGGAGATCCGCAACGGCGAGCGGCGCAAGCTGCAGGACGACATGTTTGCCCAGGCGCTGCAGATTGCCGATCCCAGCGAACCGGCGCTGGTGGTCACGCACCCCGACTGGCACGCGGGCGTGATGGGCATTGTGGCGAGCAAACTGGTCGAGACTTACCACAAGCCGGTGTTTATCGTCGCGCAGGGCAAGGGCTCGGTCCGCAGCACGCCGGGCATCAGTGCGGTGGGCGGCCTGCGCTACAGCGAAGACCTCCTGAAACGCTATGGCGGGCACATGGGAGCGGCGGGCTTTTCCATAGACGACGAACACTTCGGGGCCTTCCGCGAACGCATCCACGCCTACATGCGGCAGTTCCCGGTGCCCCGGCCACAGGTGCGCCTGGACGCCCCGCTGCCCACGCTGGGCGCGACACACGAACTGGTGGAGGGAGCCGGGGCCTTCGAACCCTTCGGCGAGGGCCACGCGCCGCCGCTGTGGCATGTGCGCGACACCCTGAGCGACACGCGGCTGGTGGGCAAGCGTGGCGACAGCCTGCAGTTCCGGATCGGAGCGCTGCGCGGCATCAAGTACGGCGAGCACGACGCCCAGGCAGGCGAGCGTGACCTCGCCACCGGGCTGGTGGTCAGCGAGTGGCGCGGCCAGTCGCGCCTGGAATACCACGCCCAGGCCCTGCGGCCCCCTGCTCAGCTGTCGCTGGACGGGCCCGGGCCGGTTCCGGAGGACATGGACGCCGCGCCGGAGCCCCGGCTGGCCCGCCTGAATCCCCGGGACGCCATGCAGCGTCTGCACGCCGGGGCCAGCGCCCACGCGCAGGGAGCCGTCGCCGCCTACCTGCGCGACAACGTGCCGGGCCTGCAGCTGGTGGCCGCGGGCGACCCCGCTCCTGGCGGCGAGCTGATCCTGTACGCCCTGCCCGCCGAGGAGGACCTGCGCGCGTGGATCAGCGGAGCAGACCGGAACGGTGGCCGGATCGCCTTCGCGCTGGGGCCCAAGACCCTGGCCGAGCTGGAAGGCGCGCTGTCCCGGCATCACCTCAGCGTGCCGCCCGCCAATCCGCTGGCCGACGCGACCCAGGACGAGGCGCACATGGCCGCCGCCGCCGACGCCTACCGCCGCTGGCAGTGGGTTCACCACTGGCGCACGCTGGACGACGCGGGCTGGGCGGCCTCGGTGTACGCCATGCTGGGTCTGACGCCACGCGGCGCAGCGGACCTCGCTGCCGCCGACTGATGGCCAACGATGGAAGCCTGCCGGCCAAATTGAAACAGCTTTTTCAGGTGGGATGAAAGAAAAGAACCCACCCGCCATCGGCCTGGAGCCCCTCAAGGGGGCGTCTTCGGGGCCGCACCAGCACGCAGGGTGACCGACGGCCAGCCTCACGCCCATGCTGTGGGTCCGGCAGACACGCGTGACAGACACAATTTACGACCTTGAAACGCCGGGACGCCTCTTATGGAGGGGCCGCAGCCGACCCACTTCCCAGGGGCCCTTCTCAGTGCCTCCCCGGGTCACAGCGCCTCCCCGGGATGGCCCTGCACGGCATACACGCGCCCAGCCGGACACGGCACAGGAGGAACCCGGCATGTCGGAACCGAGCCGAACGAACTGGACCCCGCAATCCACCGTGTTGATTCCTGCGTCAACCGTCGCAGGCGCCACAGACACCGTGCCCCTGGAAGGTCCGTATGCCGGACACCTGACGCTGTCCCCGGAAAAAATTACGCGTGCGCTGCTGTGGATCACGGCGGTCTTCGCCGGCATTCACGTGCTGACCAAAGTAGCGACGGTGTACTTTCCCGATTTTCCGGGACGCAACTGGCTGGTCATCATGTTCGGACTGGGCGGGGAGGCCAACCTTCCGGCCACCTTTTCGGGGGGGCTGCTGCTGCTCAGCGCCGCGCTGCTCGGAACCATCGCCCTGACGACGCAGCGGGCGGGCGGGCCGTTCTCACGCCACTGGGCCGTCCTCGCGGGCGTGTTTCTGTTTCTGTGTCTGGACGAGCTCGCCGCCATTCACGACAACATCAGCGCCCCCCTCAGCCGGCTCGCCCAGCCTGGGGGCGCCCTGCTCTACCTGTGGGTCGTGCCGTACGGTCTGGCCGTCCTGCTGCTGCTGCTCGCCTCGGTGCGCTTCTTGCTGCACCTGCCCGCCGCCACCCGCCGGCTCTTCGTGCTTGCCGGGGCTATGTATGTCGGGGGGGCGCTGGGCCTGGAACTGATCGAGGCGGCCTCCGACGCCCGCGGGATTCACAGCGGCTTCATTCCTCTGCTTGGCGTGGCCATCGAGGAAACGATGGAGATGCTGGGGCTGGTCGTGTTCATCTCGGCCCTGTTCGGCCATATCAGACGGCAGCTGCCGGGCCTGGACCTGCACCTCTCGGTCACGTCCGGCCCCTCCGGCTCCACGGATTCCTGAACCGCGCCCGGCCCCGGCGCCTGTCCCCCTCAGGGATGCGGCTCAGCGGTCCCCGTCCTCTTCATCATCGTCGTCGGGTTCATCGCCGTCATCGGGCCCACCGGACACCTCTTCGTCGCCGGCCCACACGGGTTCGCTGCGTCGCAGGTCATCGCGGGGAGCGCTGAGCTGCGCCGGGTCCGCCGCCTCGCCCGCCAGGGTGGCCTGGGCGCGGATCAGCACGGCGGGGTCGGCGGGAGCCATCTGATAGCGCTCGGCGAGGTAGGCGGCGACCCACGCGCCGAAATACCACAGCGCCAGCGCGGCCGGATAGCCCTGCACGCCCCCAGGAGCCGGAACATGAATGATCTCGTCGATGCGTGACTCCAGAATCTCGCGGGCCAGGAGCAGGCTGTCATCCGTCTCGCCCAGGATCAGCGCCACCTTGGCGTCACCGCGCTCGTGCTGGGCCTCAAAGGCCCCACAGGTCAGCGGCAGCAGGTCGCCCAGCAGCGGCACGGCCAGGATCTTGCCGGTGCGGGCCAGCAGTTGCTGCCACGCGTGCGGCAGGGCGTCCGCGTCGGGGGTGGCGAGCAGCAGCGGCGTGCGCCCCCACAGACTCCACGCGAGGTCTCGGGCCGGATTGTTCTCCTCCACGTGTGGGCCGCAGCGCCCGGCCAGATCGGCCAACGCGGCGTCGGCGGCCTGCGCCTCATCGGCATGGCCAGTGACGTGGGCCAGGTACTGCGCGAAGTGGTAGGTGGACAGCGGCCCGCCCGGCATCAGCGTGTCGATCTCGCCCGCCACCCCGCCGGTACTCACGCGCCGGGCACTGGCTCCGGCGACCTCGGCCAGATCGGCGTAGTCCACGGCGGCGGCGTGAACATCGGGGCTGCTCAGCACGAACTGGGTGCCGCTGCGGGTCAGGCTGGGCAGCGCAAAGGCCTGGATCAGGTGGGCCGCCAGGGTGCCCTCGCCCACCCCCACCACGCCGTAGGGAGCACTTTCCTGCTCGGTGGGACCGGCGTAGCTGCCGGGCAGACGCTCAAGCAGGGCCAGCAGGCCGGACGTGGAGCCGGACATCGACATGGAAGAAGAGGAATCGCTCATGCCCACAGCGTACAGGCCGCCGGCGTCCAGCGCGGCAGGGACCCAGCAAAAAGACCGGCCAGCACGAAGTTTTTTGCTTCACCTTCATTTAACCTTGCGTGCTAGACTTCTGCGCGTGTCTTTCTGGAGCGCCGGGTCATCCCCCACACCCATGCCACAAAAAACCACCCCGAAGGGTGGTGAGGGTGGTGCACTCGACTGGACTCGAACCAGTGGCCTTTGGCTCCGGAGGCCAACGCTCTATCCACCTGAGCTACGAGTGCAAAGCTCAGGTACCCTAGCACCTTGCGTAAAGGAGATCAAGTGAACCGAAAAAAAGTCGTGAACGTCCTGCTGGGCGTTCTGGCCCTGCTGCTGGTGGTGGGCATGGCCTACCAGTTCACCCCCAACGTGGCGGGGCTGTTCAACCGCCAGACCGGCACGCCCGCGCTGACGGTCAACGGCCAGACCGTGACGGTAGAACAGCTGGAAACGGCCCGCCGCAGCAACCCGGTCCTGAGCAGCACCGATACCGGCGTGCTGGGCGATGATTTCAAGACCTACGTGGTCGCCAGTCAGATTCGCCAGGAACTGATCACGCAGGGGGCCAGCGACATCAAGGTCAGCCGCGCAGACGTGAACGCCGAGGTGAACAAGGTCCGCGAGGCGAACAACTTCCAGGACAACAAGGCCTGGACCGACGCCCTGCAGGGTGCGGGCCTGACCGACGCCACCTACCGCGAACGGACCCGTCAGAACCTCGCAGTCCAGCGCAAGGCCGAGCAGCTGCGCGACGCCGTGCCCGCAGCCACCG
This is a stretch of genomic DNA from Deinococcus aerophilus. It encodes these proteins:
- the infC gene encoding translation initiation factor IF-3 — encoded protein: MMNIAKEHKVNEQIRVRQIRLIGAEGEQVGIIDTREAMNMAREAAMDLVMVSPQAVPPVCRLLDYGRFRYEQQQNEKENRKRARAQEVKAIKFRVKIDDHDFKTKTGHVRRFLEEGHKVKVTIMFRGRERTHPELGERILVRVAETLADIGAPESNPSMMGMDMNMIMTPKAAPAPKKERGEDSGAAGTEAASPAPAETPAETPASA
- a CDS encoding lipopolysaccharide assembly protein LapA domain-containing protein; amino-acid sequence: MRLVSFIQVLLLLTIAAYLVLVTLENPALVRLPLPFGRGELSLSVGLTVALALLVGVAYAVLLLLPPVWGERARRLRERRERRAVEQRLTATLQARLGAMPPADGLRAPVGLPESNALEQVS
- a CDS encoding single-stranded-DNA-specific exonuclease RecJ — translated: MTRHPTDHPPQARWLLAPPASREELLSVMRRWRVSPPLAQVLHGRGLTPALLDPPLALTPNPALGEAARRLVAAIRARKRLRIHGDYDADGVSATAVLVLGLRALGADVHGFIPHRLNEGYGIHPDKVAEHAAACDLLVTVDCGVSNVEEVAALLASGTEVIVTDHHTPGPSFPAALVVHPSLTADYDPQIHNLTGAGVAYHLLWAVHAELGLEEPRSLSALATLGTVADVAPLIGENRALVRAGLSALAATELPGLRALLDSGRVARPSARDVAFVIAPRINAAGRLGEADVALDLLTTASRHDAGRLAEYLEIRNGERRKLQDDMFAQALQIADPSEPALVVTHPDWHAGVMGIVASKLVETYHKPVFIVAQGKGSVRSTPGISAVGGLRYSEDLLKRYGGHMGAAGFSIDDEHFGAFRERIHAYMRQFPVPRPQVRLDAPLPTLGATHELVEGAGAFEPFGEGHAPPLWHVRDTLSDTRLVGKRGDSLQFRIGALRGIKYGEHDAQAGERDLATGLVVSEWRGQSRLEYHAQALRPPAQLSLDGPGPVPEDMDAAPEPRLARLNPRDAMQRLHAGASAHAQGAVAAYLRDNVPGLQLVAAGDPAPGGELILYALPAEEDLRAWISGADRNGGRIAFALGPKTLAELEGALSRHHLSVPPANPLADATQDEAHMAAAADAYRRWQWVHHWRTLDDAGWAASVYAMLGLTPRGAADLAAAD
- a CDS encoding SIS domain-containing protein yields the protein MSDSSSSMSMSGSTSGLLALLERLPGSYAGPTEQESAPYGVVGVGEGTLAAHLIQAFALPSLTRSGTQFVLSSPDVHAAAVDYADLAEVAGASARRVSTGGVAGEIDTLMPGGPLSTYHFAQYLAHVTGHADEAQAADAALADLAGRCGPHVEENNPARDLAWSLWGRTPLLLATPDADALPHAWQQLLARTGKILAVPLLGDLLPLTCGAFEAQHERGDAKVALILGETDDSLLLAREILESRIDEIIHVPAPGGVQGYPAALALWYFGAWVAAYLAERYQMAPADPAVLIRAQATLAGEAADPAQLSAPRDDLRRSEPVWAGDEEVSGGPDDGDEPDDDDEEDGDR